The segment TTGCACACATTGGGGTCTTACGGCTGGTAGCACTTGGGCTGTGGTCATTAGGCTCTAGAGTTAACGGCAGCGGAAGACAGGTCAGTGGGAGTCAGAAATGCTGTAGCTGCTCTTCAGCCATCAGTAGGGACCAGAGTTAACACCCAGTGACGTGTACAGAGCTAACGTTACGGGGCACACAGTGCTATCACTAGGCTTTAGAGTTAACAGGGCTGGCTCTGGCGTTAACAATGAAGTTGCACCTGCCCTGGGCCGGGGGTGTCAGTAGGTCCCAAAGTGAAcgctccctcccccccccccccaacagttGAAGGCACTGGGCTTCCCCGAGAGCCTGGTGATCCAGGCCTACTTTGCCTGCGAGAAGAACGAGAACCTGGCGGCCAACTTCCTGCTCAGCCAGAACTTCGATGATGACTgaggggccggggctggcgcCCCCCACCTTCTCTCCCCCGTTGGAGGGGGGGCCATGGGGCCCACAGGGggacacacaaacacagacatttGCACggcccctccctcccctccccggggctttgggtctggctggggaggggcaggaTTGGGACCCCCATTgggccccagccctgccactcTCCTGAGGGAGCAGCAGTGATCAGtggagcccccccgccccccctccccctgctgTGGGGGTGCTCAGCAAACCCCTTCCTCCTTGTCGtgccccttccccccaccccacccccttccccccccccccccttcaaccccagggggtggagggggagtCAGGGGGTGGGCAGCCGCgggaaaaaatacaacacagagGTAGGGGGATAAGattaaatgcagaattttcaACCCATTTTGGGCTCGCGTAGGTGTGATTTGATGGGGGGGGGCACATTTAGGAGGAGACGGTCCCTGGGGTCTTGGTGGGGGCTCCGGGGGGAGGCTGGGAGGCGGCAGCAGCTTCGGCAGCGGCCAAGGCACTGCGGGCAGCTTCTTGGCGCtcctgccgctgccgccgcttCTCCTCACGCCGCTGCTGCCGCTCCaggtcctgcagcagcacctgggccTGGGGGCTGTCGCGGCGGGGGGTGCCGCGGCTGGAGGGTCCCCCCGCCAGCCCTGCTTCGGCCAACAGCCGCTGCCGCCGCGCCGCCTCCTGCCGCGCTCGCTCCCGCGCCTGTGCCCgctcctgctgccaggcacTTATCCGTGCTGGCATTGCCGCCAGGCTGCGggccaccagctgctgcctgcggTGGGACAGCAGCGCTGGGGACACTCCCCGGGATGGGGGACAGTGCTCCCCGGGATTGGGACaccccccagggatggggcggTGCCCTGGGACACACCTCTGGAATGGAATCggcttcctcccccccccccccccccccccccccgagatgGGGATAACCCCTGCAGGCTGGGGACAAGCCCCTTCAATGCTCACACTTCTGCCCAGTGTGTGCCTTCCAGCCCCGATCCCAGTTCTCCCAGTGCCCCTAGTATCCCTCAGCCCTGATCCCAGTCCTCCCAGTACCGTCAGTGCACCCCAGTCCCAATCCCAGTTTTCCCAGTACCGCCAGTGCTCACCCAGCCCCGATCCCAGttctcccagtgccccccagccctAATCCATTCTCCCAGtgcctctccagctctgccctcagTGCCACTACTGtacccccagtgcccccccccagctctaATCCCAGTACCGCcagtgctcctccagccctgatCCCCATTCCCCCAATGCCCCCCAGCCCCGATCCCAGttctcccagtgcccccagccctaATCCATTCTCCCAGTACCTCTCCAGCTCCGCCCTCAGTGCCCGCCCAAGCTCTAATCCCAGTACCGCCAGTGCTCACCCAGCCCTGATCCCAGTGCCCCTAGTGCCCCTCAGCCCTGATTCCAGTTTTCCCAGTACCACcagtgctcctccagccctgatCCCCGttcccccagtgccccccagccccgatCCCAGTTGTCCCAGTGCCCCTCAGCCCTGATTCCAATTTTCCCAGTACCGCcagtgctcctccagccctgatCCCCGTTCCCCCAGTGCCCCTCAGCCCCGATCCCAGTTCTCCCAGTGCCCGCGGTACAACCCCAGTGCCTCTCCAGCCCCAATCCCACTGCTCCTCCAGCGCCGATCCCGGTGCCCCCGGCCCCCAGCGCCCCCACCTCTCCTGCCTCCGTCGCGCCTCCTCCCGCTCACGCCGCTCCAGCGCCGCCTCCATCTCCTGCAGCGACGGCTCCCACTCGCGTTCCTCCGCCACGATCGCCCGCAGCTGCTCGGGGTCCGGCCATAGCTGCCGCAGCGgcaccgccgccgcctcccccaGCCGCCCGAaccgccgcgccgccgcccgccggtCGTCTgcggccgccggggccgggcccagCCGCCGCCGCAGCGGGGCCGCCCGGTAAGGTCGCAGCGGGGCAGCGATGGCCGGCCAGGCCCGGACCTGGCCCAGCGCCCGCCGCCAGGGCGCCGCCATTTGAGCGGAAGTGACGTAGCGGAAAAGGCCCAATGGGAGGGCGGAAGTCGGGCAGGGGGTGACAGCTGGGGGCGGGCCTCCTGAGGTGAGGTGGTTGTCCCGGGGGGCGAGGGGGGTCCCTCTTCGTGGTGGGGGGGCTCCTCCTGGCGGGGGGGACCCCGAAACGGCGctggaagtgtgtgtgtggggcaATGCTCCGAAACCGCCGCCTCTCCCCCGTGGAGGAGGGGTGGAGGTGGGCTGGGCCtggcttccccacccccccccccccccccccccccatttttcaGTCGCAGCCAAACCTCGGGGCGCGCTGCCAAGGCCCCGCCGGCGTTAACCCCTCCCTGCCCGCGGCCCGGGCCCCCCGgactccccccagccccagcgaggagaggcagaagcttggaggggggtggtggtgtcccTGTAAGTGGGTGACAGGAAAAGagggtggggggcacccagcCGTGTGGCAGCGCCCTGCAAGTGGGCCCCAcgggggggccggggccccCCCGACGCGTGGGTccgccccttccccccctctgctggctggagctgcggggaggggaggggggggggctaATGGCTTCCAGGCCTTGGCAGCAGGGGGAAATCTGCTACTCGGTGGAGCCAAAATCGCCCCAAAATCTTCCCTGGGCCTCCTCGGTGTTGGGGACCTGGGGGTCCaagcccccccagctctgcccttccctgctgAACCCAGACAACCCCCCCAGCCAAGGGGAGGGGCTGCAAACTGGCCCAGTTTGGGGCAATTTTCCCCTATTTTGGGGCCTCTGCAGTTGCCCCGCCCCCACCTTTTCCCCGCCGCCAAGACCCCGACAGCCCCATTTACCCCCTGGGCAGGGCcattccccccgccccccctcagCCCGGATTTCCCCCCCGGGGGGGGcattccccctccccagggttTTCCTGTCCAGCCCCAGGTGGGCGACCCCCCTGCCACCAGGGTCCCTGTCCCACgtgtgtccccagggctggtgggtgaCACAGTGATGTACCGGTGCCCATCCTGGCATGTCAGGGGATGTTGTTGCATGTCAGGGCATGTTGTTGTATGTGGTGGCCTGTCGGAGCATGGTGCAGTGTGTCGGGGTGACATTTTATAACATGGCATGTCACAGCGTGTCAGGGCATGTCGGTGCATGTGGCAGCATGTCAGAGCCTGTTGCAGCATGACATTGCATGTCCTGGCATGTCACGGTGCGTTGTATGTGGTGGCCTGTCAGAGCATGCTGCAGTGTGTTAGGGGGTGACATTgcatggcagggcagggcaagtCATTGCATGTGGTGGCATGTCAGAGCCTGTTGCAGTGTGTTGGGGGTGTCTTTGCGTGTGAGGGCCTGTTGCAGTGTGTCAGGGGTGACATCGCACAGCATGGCATGTTAGGGCGTGTCATTGCATGTGTGGCCTGTCAGAGCCTGTTGCAGCGTGTTGGGGGCGACACTGCATGACAGGGCATATCACGGCATGTGGCGGGGGTGCAAATGCCATCCCCCTGTGCTCCCCTGCCCCCGCGTGGCTCCATCTGTGGCCCCAGCTGGTCACAGTGGCACATCTGGCACTGGTGGCCCCtgagcagctggggtgggggaggggtgtgCTCAGGGGGCCCCGTGTGACACATGCTGGctgcacatgcatgtgcacagGGACACGGGGACTCACACACGCCAGACACCTGGGTCCCCTCTGGCCAGGGGGGCACCAGGTGCCTGGATGCCCGGGACCACCCTCTCCCCAGGTGTcacacaccccctgccccgTGTGCCTGGGGAGGCCAGGCAGGGCGGGGGGCTTTGTGcagccatgtcccctcccaaggACACCAGTGTCTGTCCCCCTCCCTCAGGACAGCAGtgtcccccccctcccaggACAGCAatgtcccccacccccccagaaTAGTAGTGCCCCACCCCAAGACAGCAGTGTcctgtgtccccctcccccgGCCAGCCATGTGCCCCCCCCCAACCcgtggcagcagcccagcatgGGGGAGGGCCACATCTGtgcccaccctcccctcccccacccgGGGGGGCACAACAGCCAGGGAGACTGGCTGTTGGACACTGAGCCCCCCCTCCATTCCGGGtgtcccctccagctgctgtcccCTGGCCCAGGGACCCCCGGAGGTGCTGGTGACACCAGGGTCACGCCAAGGCTGTGGGGCCTCACATGGCCCCTCAGGGACACGGTGGGGACACCACGGTGACAGCATCTCTGGCAGTGAAGGGGTGGcggtggtggcagtggcagtgCCAGCGCTGGCACCGGGTGGTGACAGATGGTGGAGGGACGCGGCCGCAGCCGGAATGACAGATGAGGCTGCCACTGTCACAGCCACCACCACTGCCATCGCCACTGCCACTGTCACCCACACCGCAGTGGCACTGGCGCTGTCAGTGTCATCGGTGCTGGCACTGGTGTGGCACCAGCACCGGTGGTGTCATTGTCGTGGCACTGTCACTGTCACCGGcactgccaccaccagcagcattGTCACCAGCACTGGCAGCATTGTCACCAGCACTGTCATCATCATGGCACTGTCACTGGTGCTGCTGTgacactgctgctgtcactgtcaTCGGTGCTGGCACTGGCATGATGGTCACCAGCACTGACGTTGTCATTGTTGTGGCACTGTCACTGTCAGCGGCACTGTTATTGTCATGGCACTGGCTCTGGTAGTGCCACCACCACTGTCACAGTCACCAATGCTGCCATGCCATGACCACCAGCACTGTCActtccctggcactgccacCACCGCTGTCAcgtcactgctgctgcagtggtcACTAAACCGTGTCACTctccccactgccaccaccagcactgccactgCTGTTGTCACCGTCGCCAGTGGGGACGCCCTGGGCTCCCTCACCTGGGCCAGTGGCTGCGGGATCtctgcccggggggggggggggagccgggggaggggctggggggtaCCTGTgtccccctgcatcccccagtgccccctgctccccccgtgtcccccaaGTCCCCCCCCGTGTCCCTGAGTCcctcctgtgtccccatgtccccccgcccccccctcgCGTCTCCCCCGTGTCCCtcccggccggggcggggcgaTCGCGGCAGGGGCGTGTCCACACAGGCGGGGGCGTAGCCGTCAATAGCGGGGGGGCGGAGCCTCACCAAGAATGGGCGTGTCCGGGGCGTGGTCGAGAGGGGGCGTGGCCGGCGCGGCGCTTCCCGCGGCAAAAGTGCAGCGGGCGCCAACTTCGGGCAAA is part of the Falco naumanni isolate bFalNau1 chromosome 13, bFalNau1.pat, whole genome shotgun sequence genome and harbors:
- the GADD45GIP1 gene encoding growth arrest and DNA damage-inducible proteins-interacting protein 1, with protein sequence MAAPWRRALGQVRAWPAIAAPLRPYRAAPLRRRLGPAPAAADDRRAAARRFGRLGEAAAVPLRQLWPDPEQLRAIVAEEREWEPSLQEMEAALERREREEARRRQERQQLVARSLAAMPARISAWQQERAQARERARQEAARRQRLLAEAGLAGGPSSRGTPRRDSPQAQVLLQDLERQQRREEKRRQRQERQEAARSALAAAEAAAASQPPPGAPTKTPGTVSS